One Silene latifolia isolate original U9 population unplaced genomic scaffold, ASM4854445v1 scaffold_171, whole genome shotgun sequence DNA window includes the following coding sequences:
- the LOC141638074 gene encoding acylamino-acid-releasing enzyme-like, with the protein MDVSANASSKKLPVGFDPTMTEEYTSLSKRLLEFYSISSTDKAWVFKSGKQTRALFSVNQPNLLANKMRKSILSSYVRKDGNNPVSFDWSPFPIELAGVSLIVSSPSASKLLMVRNPENDSPIKFEIWGASSVEKEFHVPQSVHGSVYSDGWFEGVSWNSDETLNAYVAEEPWPPKPIFGMSSYKSQGSSDKDSNSRKGQGVWEEAKECGRRARALVISQKVEHCAIAQDVSSSLI; encoded by the exons ATGGATGTTTCTGCAAATGCATCTTCAAAGAAGTTGCCTGTGGGTTTTGATCCAACAATGACAGAAGAATATACTTCTCTATCAAAAAGGCTTTTAGAATTCTATAGCATCTCTAGTACTGATAAAGCCTGGGTTTTCAAGTCAG GAAAACAGACTAGGGCATTGTTTTCCGTTAACCAACCTAACTTGTTGGCAAACAAAATGAGAAAGTCCATTTTGTCTTCTTACGTGAGGAAAGACGGCAACAATCCCGTTAGTTTCGATTGGTCACCATTCCCTATTGAGCTTGCGGGGGTGTCTTTAATAGTCTCCTCACCATCAGCCTCAAAACTTCTTATGGTTCGAAATCCCGAGAACGATTCTCCTATCAAATTTGAAATTTGGGGTGCGTCATCTGTCGAGAAGGAATTCCACGTTCCCCAATCTGTCCATGGTTCAGTTTACTCTGATGGATG GTTTGAAGGTGTATCTTGGAATTCGGATGAAACACTAAATGCATATGTTGCTGAGGAACCTTGGCCTCCCAAGCCGATATTTGGAATGTCTAGTTACAAGAGCCAGGGCTCTAGTGATAAGGATTCTAATAGCAGGAAAGGCCAAGGAGTGTGGGAGGAGGCCAAGGAGTGTGGGAGGAGAGCGAGGGctctagtcattt ctcaaaaggtagagcattgtgctataGCGCAAGATGTGAGTTCGAGTCTCATATAG